In one Parambassis ranga chromosome 6, fParRan2.1, whole genome shotgun sequence genomic region, the following are encoded:
- the znf646 gene encoding zinc finger protein 850 produces the protein MAVQDPGRTTGFPCKQCGMVCSNMPSLLEHMDNHHQQEEDRKFKCDECGRGYRHAGSLANHKKTHEVGSFQCNICGKENSNALALKSHLRSHTSLKKYSCAECGKAFRLATQLATHEKVHLSRRAKEQTYRKVDTHEDRRAIENDHPHHLSEHPASAVNSAENSPTDDKEEVMFNAQSETSDDAVNRPFRCDLCDKSYIHLRSLTNHKKTHQVGMFECTVCFKLFNNMAALYSHQRTHKARGESDLTPRSGSYTDVPTDQFSPQSQDAPSNFCHLCQVLFPNNEEFQEHIQMHNSSSLSFGPQDTLSENHNVSYDNSIASPESSFYVSPVNNVPSVSSIDSHGGFDEPQEKIRRNGHVYSDCSNNQTPSSNTTAQGEPPIVDTDALNSALNPIQNTGTETEEPSAIDSDERPFKCQLCGKSYRHSGSLINHKRSHQVGIYQCSICRKNYPHLAALKSHLRLHKGQSSSFNFSAEEDWLSSEPLTLENQQGCFSSAHDEEDSAHPMLGMDQENGSDHSNGAMYSEQFNQDFSQDMTVHLPHNEHLMQRHMCADCGETFADIAGIKSHSCPLLQQQHDNTSGDYDDSLNFQASNGHCAESNAEFDDLNGSHDQSYFEENFHESVSSDQLNDGEGDDDGDDNADEEDDDGDLYQCSICGNSYTSMRALRSHLRGHTQSHGTPSSGPSSMSSHEEVKDEELGEMMICSTCGESFANQQDLIAHQLIHNEDQEETVNNLHVNNNVSESREEAQNIICGSCGIFCSGYHHLQNHGCTAVNKDELMHSKEETQVNDVAQQEDTSLVREGFDAQDRQYKCEQCGRSYRHAGSLLNHKKSHKTGVFRCLVCQKRFYNLLALKNHQRSHFDIKRHTCHECGKAFKIQKQLLSHLRRHKENQAKILELNNQIQALMQMNGSRLDNGMQPLTSNATQAFTFSQRCKQLPEGKAEKKKTEASVKLEDTGDQRPFACDQCGRTYRHAGSLVNHRNSHKTGEYYCSVCNNTYSNQLAMKNHMRTHFAYKKHACQNCGKGFRGKKQLLAHVCAGFRKDGAGSRRGFKPRAFKCKECKQAFFSADQLAAHTCDSPTDAHSDTSLQKEERPFTCNICNRSYRHAGSLLNHKNTHKTGHFSCTFCSKPFTNPMALRNHTRIHTQKKKYVCLTCGKAFRLASILHNHQRVHNRALSHFSCHVCGKRFQGRSGLKRHRCRRGQEDSTRSGVQQVERADKCFTCDLCGRSYRHAGSLLNHKKTHSENLHHCTLCLQTFPDPLTLQIHSQMRRHCCPECGKTFCLVAHLQSHMEVHSKERAIVCSICQQSFPNAASYQEHHDMHHMAQGPYQQNVDEPIDNNLCWDSGINQPMGTGGMHNQDPPPLSHIPGSISDSQKSNDASGSEEKSHVCEHCGRTYRHAGSLLNHKNSHKTGSFFCSICQKEFTNLMALKNHKRIHTEPKRYQCLECGKAFRVSTQLICHRRIHTKEKPFACLLCDKSFSSKSNLRHHQKMHQNNQTYDSSFSMDANTFMDLDMGSFL, from the exons ATGGCAGTGCAGGATCCAGGCAGGACAACAGGTTTTCCTTGTAAACAATGTGGGATGGTGTGCTCCAATATGCCCAGTCTGCTGGAGCACATGGATAATCATCATCAACAAGAGGAGGACCGCAAGTTTAAATGTGATGAATGTGGACGAGGTTACAGGCACGCTGGAAGCCTGGCGAACCACAAAAAGACTCACGAAGTGGGTTCTTTTCAATGTAATATATGTGGTAAAGAAAACTCTAACGCCTTGGCCTTGAAGAGCCACCTCAGAAGCCACACTTCACTAAAAAAGTACTCCTGTGCCGAATGTGGAAAAGCTTTTCGTCTTGCAACACAGCTGGCTACACATGAGAAGGTCCATCTTTCTAGGCGAGCAAAGGAGCAAACATATAGGAAGGTAGACACACATGAAGACAGACGTGCAATTGAAAATGACCACCCACACCATCTGAGTGAGCACCCAGCCAGTGCAGTCAATTCTGCAGAAAATAGCCCAACGGATGACAAGGAAGAGGTTATGTTTAATGCACAATCAGAAACCTCGGATGATGCAGTAAATCGACCATTCAGGTGTGATTTATGTGACAAATCATACATACACCTTCGAAGCTTGACCAATCATAAAAAGACTCACCAAGTGGGGATGTTTGagtgcactgtgtgtttcaaACTATTTAATAACATGGCTGCCCTCTACAGCCACCAGAGAACACACAAAGCAAGAGGGGAATCAGACCTCACCCCACGCAGTGGGTCATACACAGACGTGCCCACGGACCAGTTTTCACCTCAGAGCCAAGATGCTCCATCAAATTTTTGTCATCTGTGTCAGGTACTTTTCCCCAACAATGAGGAGTTCCAGGAACACATCCAAATGCACAACTCTTCATCGCTGTCATTTGGGCCTCAAGATACATTGTCAGAGAACCATAATGTATCATATGACAACAGTATTGCTTCACCAGAGTCTAGTTTTTATGTATCACCTGTAAACAATGTTCCCTCAGTATCATCAATAGATAGTCATGGAGGATTTGATGAGCCACAGGAGAAGATCAGAAGAAATGGCCATGTGTACTCAGACTGCTCCAACAATCAAACCCCTTCTTCCAATACCACAGCTCAGGGAGAACCCCCAATCGTTGATACAGATGCTCTCAATTCTGCCCTAAATCCTATACAAAATACTGGCACTGAAACTGAGGAGCCTTCTGCTATAGATTCTGATGAACGTCCCTTCAAGTGTCAACTCTGCGGTAAAAGCTACCGTCATTCTGGGAGCCTCATCAAccacaaaagatcacatcagGTCGGGATATACCAGTGCTCCATCTGTAGGAAAAATTATCCTCACCTGGCTGCCCTCAAAAGTCATCTTCGTCTCCACAAAGGTCAGTCGTCATCTTTTAACTTCAGCGCTGAAGAAGACTGGCTGTCCTCAGAGCCTCTGACTCTGGAAAACCAGCAGGGATGCTTCTCCTCTGCTCACGATGAGGAAGACAGCGCTCATCCTATGCTTGGTATGGATCAGGAGAATGGATCTGACCACAGTAACGGTGCCATGTACAGTGAACAGTTTAATCAGGACTTTTCCCAGGATATGACTGTGCATCTACCTCACAATGAACACCTGATGCAGAGGCACATGTGTGCAGACTGTGGTGAGACATTTGCAGATATTGCAGGGATCAAGTCTCACAGTTGCCCActgctacagcagcagcatgacaaTACTAGTGGAGACTACGATGACAGTTTAAACTTCCAGGCCAGCAATGGTCACTGTGCAGAAAGTAATGCCGAGTTTGATGATCTGAATGGTAGCCACGACCAAAGTTACTTTGAAGAGAATTTTCACGAAAGTGTGAGCAGTGATCAGCTGAATGATGGAGAAGGAGATGATGATGGAGATGATAACGCAGACGAGGAAGATGACGATGGAGACCTTTATCAGTGCTCTATATGTGGCAACAGCTACACCAGCATGAGGGCTCTCAGGAGCCACCTCCGAGGGCACACACAGTCCCATGGCACCCCGAGCTCAGGGCCTTCTTCCATGTCGTCCCATGAAGAAGTGAAAGACGAAGAGCTAGGAGAGATGATGATCTGTAGTACATGTGGAGAAAGTTTTGCCAACCAGCAGGACTTGATTGCTCATCAACTTATACACAATGAGGACCAGGAGGAAACGGTTAACAATTTGCATGTGAATAACAATGTTTCAgaaagcagagaagaagcacaGAATATCATCTGCGGCAGCTGTGGCATCTTCTGTTCAGGCTACCATCACCTCCAGAACCATGGCTGCACAGCTGTGAATAAAGACGAGTTGATGCACAGTAAAGAGGAAACGCAAGTAAATGATGTTGCCCAACAGGAAGATACAAGCCTCGTCAGAGAAGGTTTTGATGCACAGGATCGTCAATACAAGTGCGAACAGTGTGGGCGCTCATACAGACACGCAGGCTCTCTCCTTAACCACAAAAAGTCCCACAAAACAGGGGTATTCAGATGTCTCGTATGCCAGAAACGATTCTACAACCTGTTGGCCCTTAAAAACCATCAGAGGTCCCACTTTGATATTAAAAG ACATACTTGCCATGAGTGTGGGAAAGCCTTCAAAATTCAAAAGCAGCTGTTAAGCCACCTGAGAAGGCACAAAGAGAACCAAGCAAAAATCCTGGAGCTCAACAACCAGATCCAGGCCCTCATGCAGATGAATGGATCCAGGCTGGACAACGGAATGCAGCCGCTAACTTCAAATGCCACTCAGGCTTTCACCTTTTCTCAGCGCTGCAAACAGCTGCCTGAAGGAaaggcagagaagaaaaagacagaggccTCGGTTAAATTGGAGGACACAGGCGACCAGCGACCTTTTGCCTGTGACCAGTGTGGGCGTACATATCGGCATGCGGGAAGTTTGGTCAACCACAGAAACTCTCATAAAACAGGTGAATATTACTGTTCTGTTTGCAACAACACTTACTCAAATCAGCTGGCAATGAAGAACCACATGCGCACACACTTTGCATATAAGAAGCATGCCTGCCAAAACTGTGGAAAAGGCTTTAGAGGAAAGAAGCAGCTATTAGCTCATGTCTGTGCAGGCTTCAGAAAGGATGGGGCTGGAAGCAGGAGGGGGTTCAAGCCAAGAGCCTTTAAGTGTAAGGAGTGTAAGCAGGCATTTTTCTCTGCTGACCAACTGGCAGCCCATACCTGTGACAGCCCCACAGACGCCCACTCTGACACATCTCTACAGAAGGAGGAGCGGCCGTTCACCTGCAACATATGTAATCGCAGCTACCGGCATGCAGGCTCACTTCTGAACCACAAAAACACCCACAAGACGGGACACTTCAGCTGCACATTCTGTTCTAAGCCCTTCACTAACCCCATGGCTTTACGCAATCACACTCGCATCCACACGCAGAAGAAAAAGTATGTGTGTCTCACTTGTGGAAAGGCCTTTCGCCTTGCCAGCATCCTGCACAACCACCAGAGGGTCCACAATCGGGCGTTGAGTCACTTCAGCTGTCATGTGTGTGGGAAGCGCTTCCAGGGCAGGTCTGGCTTGAAGAGGCACCGCTGCCgcagaggtcaggaggacaGCACACGATCGGGAGTGCAGCAGGTGGAGAGGGCGGACAAGTGCTTTAC GTGTGATCTGTGTGGGCGCTCCTACCGCCATGCTGGTTCCCTCCTCAACCATAAAAAGACACACTCTGAAAATCTCCACCACTGTACTTTGTGTCTCCAGACATTCCCCGATCCTCTCACCCTCCAGATACACTCCCAGATGAGGCGTCACTGTTGCCCCGAGTGCGGCAAGACCTTCTGTCTGGTGGCACACCTGCAGAGCCACATGGAGGTGCACTCAAAGGAACGGGCTATAGTCTGCAGCATCTGCCAGCAGAGCTTTCCCAATGCAGCCAGCTACCAGGAGCACCATGACATGCATCACATGGCTCAGGGCCCTTATCAACAAAATGTAGATGAACCGATCGATAACAACCTCTGCTGGGACTCAGGAATAAATCAACCCATGGGCACAGGTGGGATGCACAACCAAGATCCACCACCTTTGTCCCATATTCCAGGAAGTATCAGTGATTCTCAGAAGAGCAATGACGCTTCTGGCAGTGAGGAGAAGAGCCACGTCTGCGAGCACTGTGGCCGTACTTACCGCCATGCCGGTTCGCTCCTCAACCACAAAAACAGCCACAAGACAGGCTCCTTCTTCTGCTCGATCTGTCAGAAAGAGTTCACCAACCTGATGGCTCTGAAGAACCACAAACGCATTCATACAGAGCCCAAGCGCTACCAGTGCCTGGAGTGCGGAAAGGCGTTTCGTGTGTCCACGCAGCTCATATGTCACCGGAGGATACACACCAAAGAGAAGCCCTTTGCCTGCCTGCTGTGCGACAAGAGCTTTTCCAGCAAGTCCAACCTGCGGCACCATCAGAAGATGCACCAGAACAACCAAACCTATGACTCCTCTTTTAGCATGGATGCTAACACATTTATGGACCTGGACATGGGTTCTTTCCTTTAA